A section of the Veillonella criceti genome encodes:
- a CDS encoding 2-hydroxyacid dehydrogenase, producing the protein MSKPVVVVPGLVRKDALAYLGEHVTIKQWTEKTKMPREILKEWLKEADALWSINNVTVDADLIADAPNLKVIAQASVGYDNVVIDDLTARQIPYGNTPDVLTESVAELAFTLVAAASRRVMENADFVKSGQWEQRPSNIKGKDLSRCTLGIIGLGNIGVSISRRARAFGMTVIYNNRKPRPDDKLYMVEYRDRDALYAESDVVLVVTPLTPETYHMIDKEAFKKMKKDALFVNVGRGKIVDTEALVWALNEGEIDYAALDVTDPEPLPADHPLLKTGKALVVPHIASFTDRTRRDMAMLTADNIILGVQGKPLKTCVNKEVNYKED; encoded by the coding sequence ATGAGTAAACCTGTTGTAGTAGTGCCAGGCTTGGTGCGTAAAGATGCCTTAGCCTATTTAGGAGAACATGTAACCATTAAACAATGGACGGAAAAGACCAAAATGCCTCGAGAAATATTGAAGGAATGGCTCAAAGAGGCGGATGCGCTTTGGAGCATTAATAATGTTACCGTAGATGCTGATCTAATTGCTGATGCGCCAAATTTGAAAGTGATTGCTCAGGCATCGGTGGGCTATGATAATGTTGTGATTGATGATTTAACGGCTCGCCAGATTCCTTATGGTAATACACCTGATGTATTGACGGAGTCAGTGGCTGAATTGGCGTTTACCTTAGTGGCGGCTGCTAGTCGCCGTGTTATGGAAAATGCAGATTTTGTAAAAAGTGGTCAATGGGAGCAGCGTCCATCCAATATTAAAGGTAAAGATTTGAGTCGTTGTACCTTGGGGATTATTGGCCTAGGGAATATTGGTGTGTCCATTTCACGCCGTGCTCGTGCTTTTGGTATGACGGTTATTTATAACAACCGCAAACCTCGTCCTGATGATAAGTTATATATGGTAGAATATCGTGATCGTGATGCGCTGTATGCAGAAAGTGATGTTGTCTTAGTGGTAACACCTCTTACACCTGAAACGTATCATATGATTGATAAAGAGGCCTTTAAAAAGATGAAAAAAGATGCTCTCTTTGTCAATGTAGGTCGTGGCAAAATTGTTGACACGGAGGCACTTGTATGGGCACTTAATGAAGGTGAAATTGATTATGCGGCACTAGACGTGACAGACCCAGAACCATTACCAGCGGACCATCCATTGCTTAAAACAGGCAAGGCTTTAGTTGTGCCTCATATTGCGTCTTTTACTGATCGAACACGCCGAGATATGGCCATGTTGACAGCGGATAATATTATATTAGGTGTACAGGGTAAGCCATTAAAAACTTGTGTAAACAAAGAAGTAAATTATAAAGAAGACTAG
- a CDS encoding fumarylacetoacetate hydrolase family protein — protein MKIATFTSPSGVRQWGVIDDENQTILGSADLEEAYYAYLPETVEELINLGDEGVLLLATALEKHRETPIALPYALSEVLLETPFTPHRNIFCVGKNYREHIAEFDKTGGEPEHPIFFTKLPTTVTGPNGVIPLHPHATSEVDYEGELALIIGKRGSNIPEDKVYDYIFGYTIINDVTARDLQRRHNQWFLGKSLDGFCPMGPAILISDKQPKDFEIRTYVNSELRQSGTTEDLIFSIPTLISTLSRGLTLEPGDIIATGTPSGVGVGFNPPRFLQEDDEVSITIPGIGTLANTVKINVPQTEIEDYEIE, from the coding sequence ATGAAAATAGCTACATTTACATCGCCCAGTGGCGTTCGCCAATGGGGTGTCATCGATGATGAAAATCAAACAATTCTAGGCAGTGCTGATTTAGAAGAGGCCTATTATGCCTATTTGCCCGAAACAGTGGAAGAACTTATCAATCTAGGCGACGAAGGCGTTTTACTATTGGCTACCGCCCTTGAAAAACATCGTGAAACTCCAATAGCCCTCCCTTATGCTCTATCCGAGGTACTACTAGAAACACCCTTCACGCCACACCGCAATATCTTCTGTGTAGGCAAAAACTATCGGGAACATATAGCAGAATTCGACAAAACTGGCGGTGAACCAGAGCATCCTATTTTCTTCACTAAATTACCGACTACAGTAACCGGTCCTAATGGTGTCATTCCTTTACATCCCCATGCGACCTCCGAAGTTGATTATGAAGGTGAACTAGCCCTTATTATTGGCAAGCGTGGTTCCAATATTCCAGAAGATAAAGTGTACGACTACATTTTTGGCTATACAATCATCAACGATGTAACAGCACGCGACTTACAGCGCCGTCATAACCAATGGTTCCTCGGCAAAAGCCTCGACGGTTTCTGTCCCATGGGACCTGCTATTTTAATTAGTGACAAACAGCCAAAAGATTTTGAAATTCGCACCTACGTAAATAGCGAACTTCGACAATCTGGCACTACGGAAGATCTTATCTTCTCTATTCCAACCTTAATAAGCACCTTAAGTCGTGGTCTTACCTTAGAACCAGGCGACATTATTGCTACGGGCACACCATCCGGTGTCGGTGTGGGATTCAATCCACCACGCTTCTTGCAAGAAGACGATGAAGTATCCATTACTATCCCTGGCATCGGCACCTTAGCTAATACAGTAAAGATTAATGTACCGCAAACTGAAATAGAAGATTATGAAATAGAATAA
- the gndA gene encoding NADP-dependent phosphogluconate dehydrogenase — protein sequence MENKTYEFGLVGLAVMGQNLARNVAHKGFSIAVYNRTPQKTDEFVAKFGHEGTIGGAHSPEELVNMLAKPRKIMFLVKAGQPVDDMIAAFLPYLDKGDILIDGGNSHFSDTRRRSKELEAKGFRFLGVGVSGGEEGALNGPSLMPGGNEASYKEVAPIFTAIAAQVADGPCCSYVGDDGAGHYVKMVHNGIEYGDMQLISEAYFMMKELLHMSDAEMGDVFAEWNKGLLDSYLIEITSKILKVTDKETGKPLLEMILDKAGQKGTGKWTSQEGLELGVPIPTIAEAVFARGMSAYKSERVEAAKQLKGPEGEYKGDKKAFIDAIHSALYASKICSYAQGFALIKAAAKEYNWNINFGDMALLWRGGCIIRAVFLEDIKKAFERNPQLNNLLLDPFFMEAIEQHQAKWREAIIEAKRFGIPTPAFSASLDYYDSYRRESLPANMIQAQRDFFGAHTYERIDQEGIFHTEWEHELK from the coding sequence ATGGAAAACAAAACATATGAATTTGGTTTAGTTGGTTTGGCTGTTATGGGGCAAAATTTGGCTCGTAACGTGGCGCATAAAGGCTTTAGCATTGCTGTCTATAACCGTACCCCACAGAAAACAGATGAATTTGTGGCTAAATTTGGTCATGAAGGGACGATTGGTGGCGCGCATAGCCCAGAGGAATTAGTGAATATGTTGGCTAAACCTCGTAAAATTATGTTCTTAGTTAAAGCAGGCCAGCCTGTTGACGACATGATTGCTGCCTTTTTACCATACCTTGATAAGGGCGATATCTTGATTGATGGTGGTAACTCTCATTTCAGCGATACTCGTCGTCGTAGTAAAGAATTAGAAGCTAAGGGCTTCCGTTTCTTAGGCGTAGGCGTATCTGGTGGTGAAGAAGGGGCATTGAATGGCCCAAGCTTGATGCCAGGTGGTAATGAAGCCTCGTATAAAGAGGTGGCGCCTATTTTCACGGCTATTGCCGCACAGGTAGCTGATGGTCCTTGCTGTAGCTATGTCGGTGATGATGGGGCTGGTCACTATGTAAAAATGGTGCATAATGGCATTGAATATGGGGATATGCAACTTATTTCAGAAGCCTACTTTATGATGAAAGAATTGCTTCACATGAGCGATGCTGAAATGGGCGATGTATTTGCTGAATGGAACAAAGGTCTATTAGATTCGTATCTTATCGAAATTACGTCTAAAATTTTAAAAGTAACGGATAAAGAAACAGGTAAGCCTTTATTGGAAATGATTTTAGATAAAGCGGGTCAAAAAGGGACTGGTAAATGGACAAGCCAAGAAGGTCTTGAACTTGGTGTGCCAATTCCTACGATTGCAGAAGCTGTATTTGCCCGTGGCATGTCGGCGTATAAATCAGAACGTGTAGAAGCGGCGAAACAGCTTAAAGGGCCTGAAGGCGAATATAAAGGAGATAAGAAAGCCTTTATTGATGCTATTCATTCCGCTTTGTATGCGTCTAAAATTTGTTCCTATGCACAAGGCTTTGCTTTAATTAAAGCGGCTGCTAAAGAATATAACTGGAACATTAACTTTGGTGATATGGCACTCTTATGGCGTGGTGGTTGTATCATTCGTGCCGTGTTCTTAGAAGATATTAAAAAAGCCTTTGAACGCAATCCACAGTTAAATAACTTGTTACTTGATCCATTCTTCATGGAAGCAATTGAACAGCATCAAGCAAAATGGCGTGAAGCGATTATTGAAGCGAAACGCTTTGGTATTCCAACACCAGCTTTCTCTGCTTCTTTAGATTATTACGATAGCTATCGTCGTGAAAGCTTACCAGCTAACATGATTCAAGCACAACGTGACTTCTTCGGCGCTCATACATATGAACGTATTGACCAAGAAGGCATTTTCCATACTGAATGGGAACATGAATTGAAATAG
- a CDS encoding ATP-dependent nuclease: protein MYLATLEIENFRNLNHMQLAFHEQCNYLIGENAIGKSNLLALIMIITSGRSLAATDFFDVTKPVKVRLTLMVDPHETLPKRFVGAVNEGRILLEWEQLSVVARPQLYEVLTIDKRRQVPLRVLRYIPYLALRDIGLYTSTTKSMLRGSEAAVAEVDRGEHSEAMPSMADSYVALRDVLGHALERVLTRDGDGSHKSMSRIALRIRQFRMVMPHLPDYMIIVLAQLTQWPLLARGSMIDKKVLKAGLISGIYAGFYTPDALRLITLVVLRVVRQIFSLVEGGKFESHIIMKRGKRYLPLIVSLDEVEAHLNPLMQRAMVDYFKEILANENIGFLRILKDVFDVDGLLGQLFIVTHSAEVLSDDYRQIIRFYRQPSGSVKIACGVTFDVSSEAEEHLIAYFSAVKEALYTRCVMIVEGETEYSSFRQFAKTLGIPFDFYGIGLINARGQGSISRLVELFNRFDIPVIALYDRDVRTDAKASKKQVYFTDTICYEFDLVHHLISRNRRDILDDIVRMVINLEGGSSLVSKKAITQGVDKLIKYAKAQNESLQGLVNRAFHERKLNSIPNREIHLLEIYYFSWLFFQKGITIGKCIAYNIKEREDIPPAFVKVIKKAQQLAQQQDAWLAVEEETKYGKQNI from the coding sequence ATGTATTTAGCGACCTTAGAGATTGAAAATTTTCGCAATTTGAATCATATGCAATTGGCGTTTCACGAACAGTGCAATTATTTGATTGGTGAAAATGCGATTGGGAAATCTAATCTGCTAGCGCTTATTATGATTATTACGTCCGGTCGTTCGTTGGCAGCGACTGACTTCTTTGATGTGACAAAACCAGTAAAAGTGCGTCTAACATTAATGGTAGATCCACATGAAACGCTACCTAAGCGTTTCGTTGGAGCCGTCAATGAAGGGCGCATTTTGCTTGAGTGGGAGCAGTTATCTGTGGTAGCAAGACCACAGTTGTATGAGGTACTAACCATTGATAAACGGCGTCAAGTGCCACTGCGTGTGCTTCGCTATATTCCGTATTTGGCGCTTCGTGATATTGGCTTGTATACATCAACGACAAAGTCAATGCTTAGGGGCAGTGAGGCTGCTGTAGCCGAGGTAGATAGGGGTGAACATAGTGAAGCTATGCCGAGTATGGCTGATTCTTATGTAGCACTTCGCGATGTCTTAGGGCATGCCTTAGAGCGTGTGTTAACTAGGGATGGTGATGGTTCTCATAAATCCATGTCACGCATTGCGTTACGGATTCGACAATTTCGGATGGTTATGCCCCATTTGCCTGACTATATGATTATTGTATTAGCTCAATTAACACAGTGGCCGTTGTTAGCTCGTGGTTCGATGATTGACAAGAAGGTTTTGAAGGCTGGATTGATATCGGGCATATATGCAGGCTTTTATACACCTGATGCATTGCGTTTGATTACGTTGGTAGTCTTGCGCGTGGTGAGACAGATTTTCTCTTTGGTAGAAGGGGGCAAGTTTGAATCTCACATTATTATGAAACGTGGTAAGCGGTATTTGCCACTCATAGTGAGTCTGGACGAAGTCGAAGCGCATTTAAATCCTTTGATGCAACGAGCGATGGTTGACTATTTCAAGGAGATTTTAGCCAATGAAAATATTGGGTTTCTCCGCATTTTAAAAGATGTGTTTGATGTAGATGGGCTGTTGGGGCAGCTGTTTATTGTTACTCATTCGGCTGAAGTATTGTCTGATGATTATAGACAGATTATTCGGTTTTATCGTCAACCGTCTGGTTCAGTTAAAATTGCCTGTGGTGTTACCTTCGATGTGTCGTCAGAAGCAGAGGAGCATTTAATTGCTTACTTTTCAGCGGTAAAAGAAGCGTTGTATACGCGTTGTGTTATGATTGTCGAGGGGGAGACGGAATATAGTAGTTTTAGGCAGTTTGCCAAGACTTTAGGCATTCCGTTTGATTTTTATGGGATAGGGCTTATTAATGCACGAGGACAAGGGTCTATTAGTCGCTTGGTAGAACTTTTTAATCGCTTTGATATTCCTGTCATTGCGCTTTATGATCGTGATGTGCGTACGGATGCGAAAGCTTCGAAGAAGCAAGTATATTTTACTGATACGATTTGTTATGAATTTGATTTGGTGCATCACTTGATTAGTCGTAATCGGCGTGACATACTCGATGATATTGTGCGCATGGTGATTAATTTGGAAGGTGGTTCTTCATTAGTCAGTAAGAAAGCGATTACACAAGGTGTGGATAAGCTAATTAAATATGCTAAAGCACAAAATGAATCGTTGCAAGGGCTAGTGAATCGGGCGTTTCACGAACGAAAATTGAACTCAATTCCTAATCGAGAGATTCATTTGCTAGAAATTTATTATTTTAGCTGGCTTTTTTTTCAAAAAGGTATTACTATAGGTAAATGTATTGCGTATAATATAAAGGAACGGGAAGATATTCCGCCAGCCTTTGTAAAAGTGATAAAAAAAGCACAGCAGTTGGCGCAACAACAAGATGCGTGGCTCGCTGTGGAAGAGGAGACGAAATATGGAAAACAAAACATATGA
- a CDS encoding DMT family transporter yields MRTAFFYAIASALAFSVMNLFVKMLGQAMPASEITFFRGLIGTVAVLAYMWAKGIAFSTEHRGMLTIRGIFGGVGTLMNFIALAYMNLADAAILFQLSGVFVFIFSTFILREAIPKGAGKWLLVIFAAVMIMIKPWSFSEFHWYSLYAIGGAAFAAAAYTTIRKISQVGHHSNYEIMFYFLVTTMIVGGALMWPNFVWPDLRQWGIIAIIGGISVFAQFFLTGAFVATNAVVAQFLQYIGVFFNAMWGFLIFGETLSWLTVCAGLLMFVASVMIARLKEQHVK; encoded by the coding sequence GTGAGAACAGCGTTTTTCTATGCTATTGCGTCAGCATTAGCATTTAGTGTAATGAATTTATTTGTTAAGATGCTTGGTCAAGCTATGCCCGCTTCGGAAATTACGTTTTTTCGAGGTCTCATTGGCACGGTGGCAGTATTAGCCTATATGTGGGCAAAGGGGATTGCCTTTTCTACGGAACATCGCGGTATGCTTACCATACGCGGTATTTTTGGTGGTGTAGGCACCTTGATGAACTTTATCGCTTTAGCGTATATGAATTTGGCCGATGCAGCTATTTTATTCCAATTATCAGGGGTATTTGTATTTATTTTTAGTACCTTTATATTGCGTGAAGCGATTCCTAAAGGGGCTGGCAAATGGTTACTCGTGATTTTTGCCGCTGTTATGATTATGATTAAACCTTGGTCGTTTAGTGAGTTTCATTGGTATTCCTTGTATGCTATAGGTGGGGCTGCTTTTGCAGCGGCTGCGTATACAACAATTCGCAAGATTAGTCAGGTCGGTCATCATAGCAATTATGAGATCATGTTTTATTTCTTGGTAACCACTATGATTGTGGGCGGTGCTTTAATGTGGCCTAATTTTGTGTGGCCAGATCTTCGGCAGTGGGGCATTATTGCTATTATTGGAGGCATTTCTGTATTTGCCCAATTTTTCTTAACAGGTGCCTTTGTAGCGACTAATGCTGTAGTAGCGCAGTTCTTGCAATATATCGGAGTATTCTTTAATGCTATGTGGGGTTTTCTCATTTTTGGAGAAACCTTATCTTGGTTGACAGTTTGTGCCGGCTTACTTATGTTTGTCGCCTCTGTTATGATTGCTCGGTTAAAGGAGCAACATGTTAAATAA
- the thrC gene encoding threonine synthase encodes MKYRSTRSEETVNETYALLHGLASDGGLYVPAKFPERTITYDMVADASYQDIAYTVLQHFFPTFSEAALREMINAAYSKANFSTVDIAPLHSVLERLSVLELFHGRTQAFKDMALSLFPYLLVAAKEAEGETDEVLILTATSGDTGKAALEGFKDVDGTHIQIFYPTDGVSPMQQEQMQKQEGDNVNVTAIRGNFDDAQQFLKRLFVDKDMAAKVAAKGVRFSSANSINIGRLAPQVVYYVAAYAELVNQGAIHRDEAFNVVVPTGNFGNILAAYYAKKMGVPIGKLICASNRNNVLTDFFKTGTYDMNRQFYTTISPSMDILESSNFERFLYYVSGEDYELTNTRMKELKATGKLSVSGEELSRVQRDFSGQFISDEETKAVIAQVYNSYGYLLDPHTAVAMGAYMKELQAHPEDGSRHTVIAATAHPFKFPTPICEALEIQPGGTPYESLEHISAVTGVAFPKELAALQEKELRFTHVIDKELMGKEILSFVDTFGK; translated from the coding sequence ATGAAATACAGAAGTACGAGAAGTGAAGAAACAGTCAATGAGACCTATGCATTGTTACATGGGCTAGCGAGTGATGGGGGCCTCTATGTGCCAGCTAAATTTCCAGAACGGACAATTACCTATGATATGGTTGCGGATGCGTCATATCAGGATATTGCATATACTGTGTTACAGCATTTTTTCCCAACTTTTAGTGAAGCCGCATTACGAGAAATGATTAACGCGGCTTATAGTAAAGCTAATTTTAGCACAGTGGATATAGCACCGCTCCATTCTGTATTAGAGCGATTATCTGTGTTGGAACTATTTCATGGTCGTACTCAGGCATTTAAAGATATGGCGTTATCTTTATTCCCGTATTTATTGGTGGCGGCTAAAGAAGCCGAAGGGGAAACTGATGAGGTGCTCATTTTAACGGCTACCTCTGGTGATACAGGCAAAGCGGCTTTAGAAGGCTTCAAAGATGTGGACGGAACGCATATTCAAATTTTCTATCCTACCGATGGGGTAAGCCCTATGCAACAGGAGCAGATGCAGAAGCAAGAAGGCGATAATGTGAATGTTACCGCTATTCGAGGCAATTTTGACGATGCCCAGCAGTTCTTGAAACGCCTATTTGTAGATAAAGATATGGCGGCTAAAGTAGCGGCCAAAGGGGTTCGATTCTCTAGTGCTAACTCTATCAATATTGGTCGCTTAGCACCACAAGTGGTGTATTATGTGGCGGCGTATGCAGAGCTTGTGAACCAAGGTGCTATTCATCGGGATGAAGCGTTTAATGTGGTAGTACCAACAGGGAATTTTGGTAATATTTTGGCGGCTTATTATGCAAAAAAAATGGGCGTGCCGATTGGTAAATTGATTTGTGCCTCCAATCGCAATAATGTATTGACGGATTTCTTTAAAACGGGCACTTACGATATGAATCGTCAATTTTATACTACGATTTCACCATCTATGGATATTTTAGAAAGCTCTAATTTTGAACGATTCTTGTATTATGTGAGTGGTGAGGATTATGAACTCACTAATACACGTATGAAAGAGTTAAAAGCGACGGGTAAGTTGTCTGTTAGCGGTGAAGAGCTAAGTCGGGTACAACGTGATTTTAGTGGTCAATTTATATCCGATGAAGAAACGAAAGCGGTTATCGCGCAGGTATATAATTCCTATGGGTATTTATTAGATCCTCATACAGCGGTAGCTATGGGGGCTTATATGAAAGAATTACAGGCTCATCCTGAAGACGGTAGTCGTCATACTGTGATTGCTGCTACGGCACATCCATTCAAGTTCCCAACCCCTATTTGTGAAGCTTTGGAAATTCAGCCAGGGGGCACACCGTATGAAAGTTTAGAGCATATTAGTGCAGTGACAGGCGTTGCATTCCCTAAAGAATTAGCGGCTTTACAGGAGAAGGAACTTCGTTTTACTCATGTGATTGATAAAGAATTGATGGGGAAAGAAATTTTAAGTTTCGTAGATACTTTTGGTAAATAA